A region from the Chloroflexota bacterium genome encodes:
- the pxpB gene encoding 5-oxoprolinase subunit PxpB has translation MNWPRYQPVGDSALAVAFGDEIAPALNRRVHALARLLDQDRLPGFCEAVPTYCALLIHYDPLLIGYQNVVDWVAAKVPQIEAATPASPRRLEIPVLYNGPDLAFVAEYNHLTVEEVIAIHSGEAYTVYMMGFTPGFPYMGRLPPAIITPRLETPRTRVPAGSVGIAGPQTGIYPIESPGGWRIIGQTRLKLFDLSRDPPFLFAPGDVVRFTPVYAESA, from the coding sequence GTGAACTGGCCGCGCTACCAACCGGTTGGCGACTCGGCGCTGGCGGTAGCGTTCGGCGATGAGATCGCTCCGGCCCTCAACCGCCGGGTTCACGCTCTGGCCCGCCTGCTCGATCAAGATCGCCTCCCCGGTTTTTGCGAAGCCGTCCCCACCTACTGCGCTCTGCTCATTCATTACGATCCACTTCTGATCGGTTATCAAAACGTGGTGGACTGGGTGGCCGCCAAAGTTCCCCAAATAGAGGCCGCCACCCCGGCCTCACCCCGCCGCCTCGAAATCCCCGTCCTCTACAACGGCCCCGACCTGGCGTTTGTCGCCGAATACAATCACCTGACTGTTGAAGAAGTAATCGCGATACACAGCGGCGAAGCGTACACGGTTTACATGATGGGCTTCACGCCGGGCTTTCCTTACATGGGCCGCCTGCCGCCGGCCATCATCACGCCGCGCCTCGAAACGCCGCGCACGCGGGTGCCGGCTGGTTCGGTTGGCATTGCCGGGCCACAAACCGGAATCTATCCCATCGAGTCGCCGGGCGGCTGGCGCATCATCGGCCAGACGCGCCTCAAACTGTTTGACCTGTCTCGCGACCCGCCCTTCTTGTTTGCGCCCGGCGACGTGGTGCGCTTCACGCCAGTCTATGCTGAGAGTGCTTGA
- a CDS encoding biotin-dependent carboxyltransferase, translated as MLEPSPFTTVQDLGRAGYQQFGVPVSGAMDGFALRAANALVGNSPNAATLEVGLEGPTLEATESCLIAVTGTGFDLWIHERPMPLWAAIYVRRNREIRLQSRQRGGWCYLALAGGIQTPLVLGSRSTYLRGGFGGLEGRTLQTGDELRSGIPSRQPLELAGRYLPRESRPAYSDNLTVEVIAGPQLDRFTEAGWQTFLSSEYRISASSDRMGYRLEGPAIEHSAGADIISDGLAAGSVQVPASGQPIVMMSDRPTTGGYPKIAAVVSADLPLVAQCPPGAGRLRFRETTVEAAQARWRKMLNDLRADIVEPEEGTF; from the coding sequence GTGCTTGAACCCAGCCCGTTCACCACAGTGCAGGATTTGGGGCGCGCAGGTTATCAGCAATTTGGCGTGCCGGTTTCGGGCGCGATGGACGGCTTTGCTTTGCGAGCCGCCAATGCCCTGGTTGGCAACTCGCCGAACGCCGCAACTTTGGAAGTGGGTCTTGAAGGGCCAACGCTCGAAGCCACAGAGTCATGTTTGATCGCCGTGACCGGAACCGGTTTCGATTTATGGATTCACGAGCGACCGATGCCGCTGTGGGCGGCAATCTACGTTCGCCGGAACCGGGAGATTCGACTGCAAAGCCGCCAGCGCGGTGGGTGGTGTTATCTGGCCCTGGCCGGCGGCATTCAAACCCCGCTTGTGTTAGGGTCACGCTCAACTTATTTGCGCGGCGGCTTTGGCGGCCTTGAGGGCCGCACCCTGCAAACAGGCGATGAGTTGCGAAGCGGCATACCTTCCCGCCAACCTCTTGAACTTGCCGGGCGTTACCTTCCCAGAGAGTCGCGCCCGGCTTACAGTGATAACTTGACCGTCGAAGTAATCGCCGGCCCGCAACTGGATCGTTTTACTGAGGCGGGCTGGCAAACATTTTTGTCGAGCGAGTATCGAATCAGCGCCTCATCGGATAGAATGGGTTATCGGCTGGAAGGGCCGGCCATCGAACATTCCGCCGGGGCCGACATCATCTCCGACGGTTTGGCCGCCGGTTCGGTGCAGGTTCCGGCAAGCGGCCAGCCCATTGTGATGATGAGCGACCGCCCGACGACGGGCGGCTATCCCAAGATTGCCGCTGTTGTCAGCGCCGACCTGCCGCTGGTGGCCCAGTGTCCGCCCGGCGCGGGGCGGCTAAGGTTTCGCGAGACGACCGTTGAAGCCGCTCAAGCCCGCTGGCGGAAAATGTTGAATGATTTACGAGCCGACATCGTTGAGCCTGAAGAGGGGACGTTTTAG
- a CDS encoding 5-oxoprolinase subunit PxpA has product MNIDLNCDMGESFGRYSLGDDEALMPLITSTNIACGLHAGDPLVMAATIRLAKRHGAAVGAHPGHPDLQGFGRRPLDLSPDEAEAFVLYQISALAGFARAAGLELAHVKPHGALYNQAAKDRALATAIAQSVARFSKSLILMGLAGSVLVEAGVEAGLKVANEGFPERGYNDDGTLRPRRLPGAVIESPAAAAAQAVKMVREGIRFGGRQVQVETLCIHGDNPSAPAIAKAIREALAANEIDVLPMGKFL; this is encoded by the coding sequence ATGAACATTGACCTCAACTGCGATATGGGCGAAAGTTTTGGCCGTTACTCGCTGGGGGACGACGAGGCGTTGATGCCATTGATCACCTCGACCAACATTGCCTGCGGTTTGCACGCGGGCGATCCGCTGGTGATGGCGGCGACGATTCGGCTGGCGAAACGGCACGGGGCCGCCGTCGGCGCTCACCCCGGCCACCCCGACCTGCAAGGGTTTGGCCGCCGTCCCCTTGATCTATCGCCAGATGAAGCTGAGGCGTTCGTCTTGTATCAAATAAGTGCGCTGGCCGGGTTTGCCCGCGCCGCCGGCCTTGAGTTGGCGCACGTGAAGCCGCACGGGGCGCTTTACAATCAGGCCGCGAAAGATCGGGCGTTGGCAACGGCGATTGCTCAAAGTGTGGCCCGCTTTAGCAAGAGTTTGATTCTGATGGGGCTGGCCGGTTCGGTGTTAGTTGAAGCCGGTGTTGAGGCCGGGCTGAAGGTTGCGAATGAGGGTTTTCCCGAACGGGGCTATAACGACGACGGCACGTTGAGGCCGCGCCGCTTGCCGGGCGCGGTGATTGAGTCGCCAGCGGCGGCGGCGGCCCAGGCCGTGAAAATGGTCAGAGAGGGAATCCGGTTTGGCGGGCGGCAGGTTCAGGTTGAGACGCTTTGCATTCATGGCGACAATCCGTCGGCGCCGGCAATCGCCAAAGCAATTCGTGAAGCGTTGGCGGCGAACGAAATTGACGTTTTGCCGATGGGGAAGTTTTTATGA
- a CDS encoding aminotransferase class V-fold PLP-dependent enzyme, with protein sequence MTNLLKSHFLLDPNIVFLNHGSFGACPRPVFETYQNWQRELERQPVEFLGRQITELMADSRAKLAAYLGSAADDLVYFPNPTTALNGVARSLQLKPGDEILSTDHEYGAMDRTWTFMCKKAGTRYLRRPIPLPVTSHADFVERFWNGVSERTRVIFISHLTSPTALIFPVQEICRRARAAGILSIVDGAHAPGQLPLNLAELGADVYSGALHKWLNAPKGSAFLYARPEAQAWLEPLVVSWGWGNDDLPPSPGLGETPFISIHQWQGTRDMAAFLATPVAIQFQVEHDWETVRRECHALASETRNRLNALTGLEAICPDSTEWLGQLAAVRLPEVIDIDALKARLYDEFHIEVPLLKWNGRNFMRVSFQGYNSPEDADALVEALKVCL encoded by the coding sequence ATGACCAACCTGCTCAAATCTCACTTCCTGCTCGACCCCAACATCGTCTTCCTCAATCACGGCTCTTTCGGCGCCTGCCCCAGGCCGGTCTTTGAAACATATCAGAACTGGCAGAGGGAACTGGAGCGCCAGCCGGTGGAATTTTTGGGGCGGCAGATCACAGAACTGATGGCCGACTCTCGCGCCAAACTGGCCGCCTACCTCGGTTCAGCCGCCGACGACCTGGTTTACTTCCCTAACCCCACCACCGCCCTCAACGGGGTTGCCCGGAGCCTGCAATTGAAGCCGGGTGATGAAATCCTGAGCACCGATCATGAATACGGGGCAATGGATCGAACGTGGACGTTTATGTGCAAAAAGGCGGGCACCCGTTACCTCCGCCGGCCCATTCCTTTGCCCGTCACCTCCCACGCCGATTTTGTCGAGCGCTTCTGGAACGGCGTCAGCGAGCGCACCCGAGTCATTTTCATCAGCCATCTCACCAGCCCCACTGCCCTCATCTTTCCGGTTCAGGAAATCTGCCGCCGCGCCCGCGCCGCCGGAATCCTGAGCATCGTTGACGGCGCGCACGCGCCCGGCCAGCTTCCGCTCAACCTGGCCGAACTGGGCGCGGATGTGTATTCGGGCGCGCTGCACAAGTGGCTCAACGCGCCTAAAGGCTCGGCGTTTCTCTACGCCCGCCCCGAAGCGCAAGCCTGGCTGGAGCCGCTGGTGGTGAGCTGGGGTTGGGGCAACGACGACTTGCCGCCCTCGCCCGGCCTCGGCGAGACGCCGTTCATCAGCATTCATCAGTGGCAAGGCACGCGCGACATGGCGGCGTTTCTGGCAACGCCGGTTGCGATTCAATTTCAAGTTGAACACGATTGGGAAACGGTGCGGCGCGAGTGCCATGCCCTGGCGAGCGAGACTCGAAACCGCCTCAACGCCCTCACCGGCCTCGAAGCCATTTGCCCCGACTCAACGGAGTGGCTCGGCCAACTGGCCGCCGTTCGTTTGCCTGAGGTGATTGATATTGACGCGCTCAAAGCCCGCCTGTACGACGAGTTTCATATTGAAGTCCCGTTGCTCAAATGGAACGGGCGGAATTTCATGCGTGTATCGTTTCAGGGATATAACTCGCCGGAGGACGCCGACGCGCTGGTGGAAGCGTTGAAGGTTTGCCTGTAG
- a CDS encoding site-specific DNA-methyltransferase, with amino-acid sequence MDLPLNQILPGDCISILNTLPENSVDLIFADPPYNLQLQQELWRPNMTKVDAVDDEWDRFGSFEEYDKFTREWLAACRRVLKETGTIWVIGSYHNIYRVGSILMDLGFWILNDLVWTKVNPMPNFRGVRFTNAHETLLWAQKKQGAKYTFNYQAMKSLNDGLQMRSDWALPICSGKERLKAAGGEKAHSTQKPESLLYRVVLSSSNPGDVVLDPFFGSGTTGAVAKKMGRHWIGIERDETYIKLAKERIDAIEQPLFTDEAFAVQGKRAQPRIPFGALLERGLLKPGQHLYFGKKGSAKAMVLANGQLKWGRLTGSIHEVGRAIQDTPCNGWEHWYYLDDETGEREVIDKLRQKVREQNSV; translated from the coding sequence ATGGACTTGCCCCTCAACCAAATTCTCCCCGGCGATTGCATTTCCATTCTCAACACCCTGCCCGAAAACTCGGTTGACCTGATCTTCGCCGACCCGCCGTACAACCTGCAACTGCAACAAGAACTGTGGCGGCCCAACATGACCAAAGTGGACGCGGTGGACGACGAGTGGGATCGCTTTGGCAGTTTTGAGGAGTATGATAAATTCACAAGAGAATGGCTGGCGGCGTGCAGGCGGGTGTTGAAAGAGACGGGCACCATCTGGGTCATCGGTTCGTATCACAACATCTATCGCGTCGGCTCGATCTTGATGGATTTGGGATTCTGGATTCTCAACGACCTGGTATGGACGAAAGTAAACCCGATGCCCAACTTTCGGGGCGTCCGCTTCACCAACGCCCACGAGACTCTGCTCTGGGCGCAGAAGAAGCAGGGGGCTAAATACACCTTCAACTATCAGGCCATGAAGTCGCTGAACGATGGCTTGCAAATGCGGAGCGACTGGGCACTGCCGATCTGTTCCGGAAAGGAACGCTTGAAGGCCGCAGGCGGCGAAAAGGCGCACTCCACCCAGAAGCCGGAGAGCCTGTTGTATCGCGTCGTCTTATCAAGTTCTAATCCGGGCGATGTGGTGCTGGATCCATTCTTCGGTAGTGGCACGACCGGGGCGGTGGCCAAAAAGATGGGCCGTCACTGGATCGGCATTGAGCGCGACGAAACGTACATCAAGCTAGCCAAAGAGCGCATTGACGCAATCGAGCAACCGTTGTTCACTGATGAAGCTTTTGCCGTGCAGGGCAAGCGCGCCCAGCCGCGCATTCCGTTTGGCGCTCTGCTGGAGCGCGGCCTGCTCAAGCCCGGCCAACATCTGTACTTCGGCAAGAAAGGCAGCGCCAAAGCTATGGTGCTGGCAAACGGCCAACTCAAATGGGGCCGCCTCACCGGCTCGATTCACGAAGTGGGACGGGCGATTCAAGATACACCGTGCAACGGCTGGGAACACTGGTATTATTTGGATGACGAGACGGGCGAGAGGGAAGTGATTGATAAACTGCGGCAGAAGGTGCGGGAGCAGAACAGCGTTTAG
- a CDS encoding MoxR family ATPase — protein sequence MFNSTSDVVDGLGKQQYIASNEIGTVLYLAERLGKPVLAEGPAGVGKTELAKAWAASTGRELIRLQCYEGLDETKALYEWEYAKQMLYTQLLRDKLQNLLVGTETLGQAADKIANEEEVFFSQRFLLPRPLLKAVLSEKPVALLIDEIDRTDAEFEAFLLEVLSDFQVTVPEIGTLTARNQPLVLLTSNNTRELSEALKRRCVYLFIDYPTAEAELRVVRLKVPDLAPALAKQAVDFVQRLRRLDLKKSPSVSETLDWAKALVLLNAKNLDKETLDNTLTLLLKHEADVQRARATLQRDDGSPRRRGPQDPDSGTSFDGNIRPLKRI from the coding sequence ATGTTCAACTCAACATCGGACGTTGTTGATGGTTTGGGCAAGCAACAATACATCGCCTCCAACGAAATTGGCACGGTGCTATACCTGGCCGAGCGGTTGGGCAAGCCGGTGCTGGCCGAAGGGCCGGCCGGCGTAGGCAAGACCGAACTAGCCAAAGCCTGGGCCGCCTCTACCGGACGCGAACTCATCCGCCTGCAATGCTACGAAGGGCTGGACGAAACGAAGGCGCTCTACGAGTGGGAGTACGCCAAGCAAATGCTCTACACCCAACTCCTGCGCGACAAACTGCAAAACTTGCTGGTGGGCACAGAAACCCTCGGCCAGGCCGCCGACAAAATTGCCAACGAAGAAGAAGTGTTCTTCTCGCAACGCTTCCTTCTGCCGCGCCCATTGCTCAAAGCCGTGCTCTCCGAAAAACCGGTTGCGCTCCTCATTGACGAAATTGATCGCACCGACGCCGAGTTTGAAGCCTTCCTGCTCGAAGTGTTGTCCGACTTCCAAGTGACCGTGCCGGAAATCGGCACCCTGACCGCTCGCAACCAGCCGCTCGTTCTCCTCACCTCCAACAACACCCGTGAACTTTCCGAAGCTCTCAAGCGCCGTTGCGTCTATCTCTTCATTGACTATCCGACCGCCGAGGCCGAACTTCGTGTTGTTCGACTCAAAGTGCCCGACCTTGCGCCCGCACTCGCCAAGCAAGCCGTGGACTTTGTTCAACGGTTGCGCCGCCTCGATCTCAAGAAAAGCCCCAGTGTGAGTGAAACCCTGGATTGGGCCAAGGCCCTCGTTTTGCTCAATGCCAAAAATCTCGACAAAGAGACGCTCGACAACACCCTGACCCTTTTGCTCAAGCACGAAGCCGACGTGCAACGCGCCCGGGCCACCCTCCAGCGCGACGACGGCTCGCCACGCCGCAGAGGCCCGCAAGACCCGGACAGCGGCACGTCTTTTGATGGCAATATTCGACCGTTGAAGCGGATATAG
- a CDS encoding VWA domain-containing protein — MEDRIVQFIAGLRASGVRVSLAETQDAMRATSHISIEDRNLFHSALKATLIKERADGAIFDKLFPLYFSAGGPPLTPSSDVLSPDEQDLLRDALRALAGELNDLLKRLLKGQNLSQEELEKWARRLGADRNQRPENVRRLTREMLRQMGLEDLLDQIEKLLAQLAQLGMSPEALNQLRQLMEANAQALSEQAEQYFGQSLARRLAEQPPDKPTVDELMDRPFNSLSESEARELRREVTRLAARLRSRASLRQRKGAGPTFDAKSTIRANVRHGGVPFEMHWKKRRLKPKFALICDVSTSMRPVVDFLLRLIYEMQDQVGKARSFAFIDHIEEVTDEFTAARPETAIPIVLRRLPPGYYSTDLGLSLDQFVKEFGDAVDRRTTLIFCGDGRNNYNDPRLDLIDLLKRRAKRVVWFNPEAKYEWGTGDSDMLQYAPLVDAVHQVSSLRQLTEAVDKLFGYR, encoded by the coding sequence ATGGAAGATCGCATCGTCCAATTCATCGCCGGTCTCCGCGCATCGGGCGTGCGGGTTTCGCTGGCCGAGACACAGGATGCCATGCGGGCCACCTCGCACATCAGCATCGAAGACCGCAACCTGTTTCACTCGGCCCTCAAGGCCACGCTGATCAAAGAGCGGGCCGACGGCGCGATCTTCGACAAGCTCTTTCCGCTCTACTTTTCTGCGGGCGGGCCGCCTCTGACTCCCTCCTCCGACGTTTTGTCACCCGACGAGCAGGACTTGTTACGCGACGCTCTGCGGGCGCTGGCCGGTGAACTCAACGACTTGCTCAAGCGTTTGCTGAAAGGGCAGAACCTCTCACAGGAAGAACTGGAAAAGTGGGCCAGGCGGCTCGGCGCGGATCGCAACCAGCGCCCCGAAAACGTCCGCCGCCTGACGCGCGAGATGTTGCGTCAGATGGGGTTGGAAGACCTGTTGGATCAGATTGAGAAGCTCCTGGCTCAACTCGCTCAACTTGGCATGAGTCCCGAAGCTCTCAACCAACTCCGTCAACTGATGGAAGCCAACGCCCAGGCGCTGTCCGAGCAGGCCGAGCAATACTTTGGCCAATCGCTGGCCCGCCGCCTGGCCGAGCAACCGCCGGACAAGCCAACCGTTGACGAGTTAATGGATCGCCCCTTCAACTCGCTATCCGAGTCCGAAGCGCGCGAACTGCGGCGCGAGGTGACGCGCCTGGCGGCCCGGCTCCGCTCACGCGCTTCACTTCGCCAGCGCAAGGGCGCCGGCCCGACCTTTGACGCCAAAAGCACGATCCGGGCCAATGTCCGCCACGGCGGCGTCCCCTTTGAAATGCACTGGAAGAAGCGCCGCCTCAAACCCAAGTTCGCCCTGATCTGCGACGTGTCCACTTCGATGCGGCCCGTCGTGGATTTTCTTCTGCGGCTGATCTACGAGATGCAGGATCAGGTGGGCAAGGCGCGGTCGTTTGCTTTCATTGATCATATCGAAGAAGTGACCGACGAGTTCACCGCCGCTCGCCCGGAGACCGCCATTCCTATCGTCCTTCGGCGTTTGCCGCCCGGCTACTACAGCACCGACCTGGGCCTCAGCCTCGACCAGTTTGTGAAAGAGTTTGGCGACGCGGTTGACCGCCGGACGACGCTCATCTTTTGCGGCGACGGGCGCAACAATTACAACGACCCGCGCCTGGATTTGATTGACTTGTTGAAGCGGCGGGCGAAACGGGTGGTCTGGTTCAACCCCGAAGCGAAGTACGAATGGGGAACCGGCGACAGCGACATGTTGCAGTACGCGCCGCTGGTGGACGCAGTGCATCAGGTGTCCAGCTTGCGCCAGTTGACGGAGGCGGTGGATAAGCTGTTTGGGTATCGGTAG
- a CDS encoding glycosidase, which translates to MNNQHPELFRRHKLNPILTAADWPYPIHSVFNPAATLLSDGTTLLLCRVEDRRGHSHLCAARSANGVDDWQIDPQPTLLADPENYPEERWGIEDPRITYIPELKKYAVVYTAYSRVGPGVALALTEDFRHFERYGMIMSPEDKDAALFPHRIGGHWAMIHRPVSAPGAHMWMSYSPDLRHWGSHKLMLEARSGGWWDANKIGLSPPPIETPQGWLVIYHGVRQNAAGCLYRVGLALFDLHTPEHCLKRGEEWVFGPEEPYELRGDVDNVVFPCGYTLAPDGDTIHLYYGAADTSIALASGSVHAILEWLEQHGRTYAERRE; encoded by the coding sequence ATGAATAATCAACACCCCGAACTCTTCCGGCGGCACAAGCTCAATCCGATCTTGACCGCCGCCGATTGGCCCTATCCGATTCACAGCGTGTTTAACCCGGCCGCCACGTTGCTCTCTGATGGAACGACCCTGCTCTTGTGCCGCGTGGAAGATCGGCGTGGGCATTCGCATTTGTGCGCCGCCCGTTCTGCCAATGGGGTGGATGACTGGCAGATTGATCCCCAGCCCACCCTGCTGGCCGACCCCGAAAACTACCCGGAGGAAAGGTGGGGTATTGAAGACCCACGCATCACCTACATCCCCGAACTGAAAAAATATGCCGTCGTCTATACCGCCTACTCGCGCGTTGGCCCCGGCGTGGCCCTGGCGCTCACCGAGGATTTCCGCCACTTCGAGCGCTATGGGATGATCATGTCGCCCGAAGACAAAGATGCGGCCTTGTTCCCGCATCGCATCGGCGGCCATTGGGCGATGATCCATCGCCCGGTCAGCGCCCCCGGCGCGCACATGTGGATGTCTTATTCGCCCGACCTGCGGCACTGGGGCAGTCATAAGCTGATGCTGGAAGCCCGGAGTGGTGGGTGGTGGGACGCGAATAAAATCGGACTCTCGCCGCCGCCCATCGAAACCCCGCAGGGCTGGCTGGTGATTTACCACGGGGTGCGGCAAAATGCGGCCGGCTGTCTTTACCGGGTAGGACTCGCACTGTTTGACTTGCATACTCCGGAGCATTGTTTGAAACGCGGTGAGGAATGGGTCTTTGGCCCGGAAGAACCTTACGAGTTGCGCGGGGATGTGGACAACGTCGTTTTTCCTTGCGGCTACACCCTGGCCCCCGATGGCGACACTATCCACCTGTATTATGGCGCGGCGGACACGAGCATTGCCCTGGCCAGCGGCAGTGTTCACGCCATTCTCGAGTGGCTTGAACAGCACGGCAGAACTTACGCCGAAAGGCGAGAATAG
- a CDS encoding glycosyltransferase family 4 protein, producing MDHSSTNSTINRIAFIGNYLPRQCGIATFTTDLCEAVAAEYSGTTCIALPVNDIETGYAYPPRVRFELTEKDLESYRRAADFLNINNVDLVCLQHEYGIFGGRAGSHILALLRELRMPIVTTLHTILREPDPDQRRVLEEVAALSDRLVVMSERGTEFLQEVYGVSPGKIDQIPHGIPDVPFVDPSFHKDLFGVEGKIVLLSFGLLSANKGIENVIAALPAILAKHPNVVYIILGATHPHVKRYDGETYRLSLQWLAQEQGVEGQVIFYNRFVSLEELVEFIGAADIYITPYLDAAQITSGTLSYTLGAGKAVISTPYWYAEEMLAEERGVLVPFRDPAALAEQVIDLLDNESKRHAIRKRAYLFGRAMVWPQVARRYMESFERARAERRHFIPPGFTAKALDKHPGELPPLKLDHLRHMTDETGMLQHALFTVPNYREGYTTDDNARALMVSALLEELGGGEALELATRYLAFVWYAFNAETGRFRNFMDYQRHWLEEGGSDDSHGRALWALGTVLGRSNTPALPSMAGRLFEQALPAILDTTSPRAWAFALIGIREYLQRFAGDRMASQVQEELAGRLLTLYQSHRSDDWRWYEDGLTYCNAALPHALLLCGQSIPNNAMMDAGLESLSWLVDLQRDAEGRHFLPIGSNGFYERGRERARFDQQPVEAQATVSACLEAYRITGDKRWRKEARRAFEWFLGRNDLKLPIYDPTTGGCRDGLHPDRPNENQGAESTLAFLQALLELRLAENALQSLEPLSHE from the coding sequence ATGGATCACAGCTCAACCAATTCAACCATCAACCGCATTGCCTTCATCGGCAACTATTTGCCGCGTCAGTGCGGCATCGCCACCTTCACCACCGACCTGTGCGAGGCCGTCGCCGCCGAGTATAGCGGAACAACGTGTATTGCCCTGCCGGTCAATGACATCGAGACCGGTTATGCCTATCCGCCCCGCGTTCGTTTTGAACTGACGGAGAAGGACCTCGAGTCCTATCGCCGCGCCGCCGACTTTCTGAATATCAACAATGTAGACCTGGTGTGCCTGCAACACGAGTATGGCATCTTCGGCGGGCGGGCGGGCAGTCACATCCTGGCCCTCTTACGCGAATTGCGCATGCCCATCGTCACGACCCTGCACACCATTCTGCGCGAGCCTGACCCCGATCAGCGACGGGTGCTGGAGGAGGTCGCGGCCCTGTCCGATCGGTTGGTCGTCATGAGCGAGCGTGGCACAGAATTCTTGCAGGAGGTCTATGGCGTGTCGCCGGGGAAGATTGATCAGATCCCGCACGGCATCCCGGATGTGCCCTTTGTGGATCCGAGTTTTCACAAAGACCTGTTTGGAGTCGAGGGCAAAATCGTCCTGCTCAGTTTTGGATTGCTCTCGGCCAACAAAGGCATCGAAAACGTCATCGCCGCCCTGCCCGCCATTTTGGCCAAGCACCCGAACGTGGTGTACATCATCCTCGGCGCGACTCATCCGCACGTCAAGCGGTACGACGGCGAAACGTATCGGCTGTCCCTGCAATGGCTGGCCCAGGAGCAAGGAGTGGAAGGTCAGGTGATCTTCTACAATCGCTTTGTCAGTTTGGAGGAGCTCGTCGAGTTCATTGGCGCGGCAGACATTTACATCACGCCCTATCTCGACGCGGCGCAGATCACCTCGGGCACGCTGTCCTACACCCTGGGGGCGGGCAAGGCCGTGATTTCAACCCCGTATTGGTACGCCGAAGAGATGCTGGCCGAAGAACGGGGAGTGCTGGTGCCGTTCCGTGATCCGGCGGCGTTGGCCGAACAGGTGATTGATCTGCTCGACAACGAGTCCAAACGTCACGCCATACGCAAGCGGGCCTATCTGTTTGGGCGGGCGATGGTCTGGCCGCAGGTGGCCCGCCGCTACATGGAAAGTTTTGAACGCGCCCGCGCCGAACGCCGCCATTTCATCCCGCCCGGCTTCACGGCCAAAGCGCTCGACAAACACCCGGGCGAATTGCCTCCGCTCAAACTCGATCACTTACGCCACATGACCGACGAGACCGGCATGTTGCAACACGCCCTGTTCACCGTACCCAACTATCGCGAGGGTTACACGACCGACGACAACGCCCGCGCCCTGATGGTGAGCGCTCTCCTGGAAGAATTGGGCGGTGGGGAAGCCTTAGAACTGGCTACCCGTTATCTCGCCTTCGTCTGGTATGCCTTCAATGCTGAGACCGGACGCTTTCGCAACTTTATGGATTACCAGCGCCACTGGCTGGAAGAGGGCGGCTCCGACGATAGCCACGGTCGTGCCCTGTGGGCGTTGGGCACCGTGTTAGGCCGCTCCAACACACCCGCCCTGCCGAGTATGGCCGGCCGATTATTCGAGCAGGCCCTGCCCGCCATTCTCGATACAACCAGCCCGCGAGCCTGGGCTTTCGCCCTCATCGGCATCCGCGAGTATCTCCAGCGTTTTGCCGGTGACCGCATGGCGAGCCAGGTGCAGGAAGAATTGGCCGGGCGGCTCTTGACGCTTTATCAAAGCCACCGCTCGGACGACTGGCGCTGGTACGAAGACGGGTTGACCTATTGCAACGCCGCCCTGCCGCATGCCCTCCTCCTCTGCGGCCAATCAATTCCCAATAACGCCATGATGGATGCCGGGCTGGAGTCGCTTAGCTGGCTGGTTGACTTGCAGCGGGATGCCGAAGGCAGGCATTTTCTCCCCATTGGATCTAACGGGTTTTATGAGCGGGGCCGTGAGCGGGCCCGGTTCGATCAACAGCCAGTGGAGGCGCAAGCCACGGTCTCTGCCTGCCTCGAAGCCTACCGGATCACCGGAGACAAGCGCTGGCGCAAGGAAGCCCGCCGCGCCTTCGAGTGGTTCCTCGGACGCAACGACCTGAAGTTACCCATCTACGATCCGACGACGGGCGGTTGCCGGGACGGTCTGCACCCCGACCGCCCGAACGAGAATCAGGGCGCGGAGTCGACGCTGGCTTTTCTCCAGGCCTTGCTGGAATTGCGGCTGGCTGAAAATGCTCTTCAATCTCTGGAGCCCCTATCCCATGAATAA